From bacterium, a single genomic window includes:
- a CDS encoding alkaline phosphatase family protein: protein MSDQQVKTIVLVDVDGLRRDVLYHVLAKGNESLAPNLHRIFGEITFKDHIAPSLGDLLVPCEIQKATGVVVNKCITVSPSYTHPCQASLFTGLYPRNHGITANFPFDRRGRSLAAMGREKNFSSLDAIRFYDAIGSANQMLRQGTQTIYDHLAEQHLKSAIVFQFFSTQNENMINPSSKKNGAKPIDWIKPQVDEMILSQIENPDDYQECIIAKIFPQKPLFDDAMMDKAIELIEQIDRTEQVPNLLTLYFAGHDHFAHQHASAEDQEKYLMDHVDRCLGRFLTTLSSKEDVVDLKHTLFIICSDHGHTGIADADKRFIKARKVSDILSACGIDTQDKKKEFLKLPMDDSTCLIKDTAGLMHIFIRGGSSADPSWAQPPDASQVQSLLHSLCTKVKEQNHSEKDNMSGIGNQLLQGIDAILFHDHEQNNYQTYYLRHGPFSQGAPIAETLSQGVGYLPMKTYIDEMTCENSGDIILIPRYLDGFRFESKEATNSTHGSLATTDMLVPLIFSCPYNHDLVKQLFAGNSHVIEQARNVDLTPTILDLFHVCGTGCDGKSLLR from the coding sequence GGGATCTCCTGGTCCCCTGCGAAATACAAAAAGCTACCGGAGTGGTTGTAAATAAATGTATTACGGTTTCTCCCTCCTATACGCATCCTTGTCAGGCCTCTCTTTTCACCGGACTTTATCCTCGAAATCACGGTATAACAGCCAACTTTCCTTTCGATCGCCGGGGCCGCAGCCTTGCCGCAATGGGCAGAGAGAAAAATTTTTCTTCTTTAGATGCCATTCGATTTTATGATGCTATTGGCAGTGCAAATCAGATGTTAAGACAAGGCACACAAACGATCTATGACCATTTGGCCGAACAGCACTTGAAAAGCGCGATTGTATTTCAATTTTTTTCAACACAGAATGAAAATATGATCAATCCTTCCAGTAAAAAAAATGGTGCGAAACCGATCGACTGGATCAAACCCCAGGTCGATGAAATGATACTCAGTCAAATAGAAAATCCGGACGATTATCAGGAATGCATCATAGCCAAGATATTTCCGCAAAAGCCCTTATTTGACGACGCCATGATGGACAAAGCAATCGAGCTTATTGAGCAAATCGATCGTACAGAGCAAGTGCCCAACCTTCTGACACTCTACTTTGCGGGTCATGATCATTTTGCTCATCAGCACGCATCCGCGGAAGACCAGGAGAAGTACTTGATGGATCACGTGGATAGATGTCTGGGGCGGTTTTTGACAACGCTTTCATCAAAAGAGGATGTTGTTGACCTGAAGCACACCCTGTTCATCATTTGCTCCGATCATGGTCATACTGGAATTGCGGACGCCGATAAACGATTTATCAAAGCCAGAAAAGTAAGCGATATACTGTCTGCTTGCGGAATCGACACACAGGACAAGAAAAAAGAGTTTCTTAAGCTTCCGATGGACGATAGCACCTGCCTCATCAAGGATACAGCCGGATTGATGCATATTTTTATCCGCGGGGGATCCTCCGCGGATCCTTCATGGGCTCAACCACCCGATGCCAGTCAGGTGCAAAGCTTATTGCATTCATTGTGTACGAAGGTGAAAGAACAGAATCACAGTGAAAAAGACAATATGTCCGGGATTGGCAATCAGCTGTTGCAAGGCATCGATGCCATTCTATTTCACGATCATGAACAAAACAATTATCAGACGTACTATCTGCGTCATGGCCCATTTTCTCAGGGTGCGCCCATTGCAGAGACCCTGTCCCAGGGTGTGGGATATTTGCCGATGAAGACGTATATAGATGAGATGACCTGTGAAAACAGCGGCGATATCATCCTTATCCCCAGATATTTGGATGGATTCCGATTTGAGAGCAAGGAGGCGACCAATTCCACGCATGGCAGTCTGGCCACAACCGACATGCTTGTACCTCTGATTTTTTCATGTCCTTATAATCATGATCTGGTCAAGCAGCTCTTTGCTGGAAACAGTCATGTCATCGAACAGGCAAGAAATGTTGATCTTACGCCGACCATTTTAGACCTCTTTCATGTGTGCGGTACCGGCTGTGATGGAAAATCCCTCCTCAGATAG